In one Brevibacillus choshinensis genomic region, the following are encoded:
- a CDS encoding spore germination protein translates to MTRWTFHRSMERIHSKNGNHSGSNPLSSLKFTGDYQKDLELVRQELGQNSDVHIREFSFGQSAVHAAMIYVSGLSDHTLIDQHISQFLLLKDDQAELFSETDAVSVDELTNQFLSFRSGMETNDVKVWKPKVLAGYTALWIEGSAAVYLLDTVKKKTRNIEEPVSEALVRGPRVGFTESLDDNTALLRQHGENGDLLILQFRVGSRVKKELVIAYMKEIADPALVEEVKNRISTINLDYLAESGYVEQLIEDNFLSPFPQVQSTERPDRVISALLDGRVAILLDGSPFALIVPVTFSMLLQSPEDYYERWIPGTFIRFLRFFTAFASMLIPALYISFISFHQGLIPTKLVISIIESRQSVPFPSLLEALIMEISIEILREAGLRLPKPIGPAMGIVGGLIIGQAAVQAGIVSPIMVIVVAVTAISSFAIPSYNLGISLRIIRFLAMISAAIFGMYGLILFFLLLCSHLVRLESFGVPYVSPAVPYRLRDWKDLFFRFPLKMMKRRPGMLHTKDPVRKG, encoded by the coding sequence ATGACAAGGTGGACATTTCACAGAAGCATGGAGAGAATCCATTCTAAAAACGGAAATCATTCCGGCTCAAATCCTTTGTCTTCTCTCAAGTTCACTGGCGATTACCAAAAAGATCTGGAGCTTGTCCGGCAGGAGCTCGGGCAAAATTCTGATGTGCATATTCGCGAGTTTTCCTTTGGGCAATCAGCCGTTCATGCGGCCATGATCTATGTGTCTGGACTGTCGGATCACACCCTCATCGATCAACATATTAGCCAATTCCTCCTACTGAAGGATGATCAAGCAGAGCTTTTCTCTGAAACGGATGCTGTTTCTGTTGATGAGCTAACCAATCAGTTTCTGTCCTTCCGTAGTGGAATGGAAACCAATGATGTCAAGGTGTGGAAGCCAAAAGTATTGGCAGGCTACACAGCGTTATGGATAGAAGGATCAGCAGCCGTTTATCTCCTGGACACGGTGAAAAAAAAGACTAGAAATATAGAAGAGCCGGTCTCTGAGGCTTTGGTCAGAGGCCCCAGAGTTGGCTTTACCGAATCGCTCGACGACAATACCGCGCTCTTGCGGCAGCACGGTGAAAACGGTGACTTACTCATACTCCAATTCCGTGTAGGATCGCGGGTAAAAAAAGAGCTGGTCATAGCCTACATGAAAGAAATTGCCGATCCCGCCCTTGTCGAAGAAGTAAAAAACCGAATATCCACGATCAATTTGGACTATCTGGCAGAGTCCGGTTATGTCGAGCAATTGATCGAAGACAACTTCCTCAGCCCTTTTCCGCAAGTACAGAGCACAGAGCGTCCCGACCGCGTCATCAGTGCATTGCTGGATGGGCGCGTGGCGATTTTGCTGGACGGATCGCCGTTTGCCTTGATCGTTCCTGTTACGTTCAGCATGCTGCTGCAATCGCCGGAAGACTACTATGAACGATGGATTCCGGGCACGTTCATCCGCTTCTTGCGATTTTTTACCGCATTCGCTTCCATGCTGATACCCGCTTTGTATATTTCCTTTATCTCGTTTCATCAAGGTTTGATCCCTACCAAGCTGGTCATTTCCATCATCGAATCCAGACAGAGCGTACCGTTCCCTTCACTGCTCGAAGCCCTGATTATGGAGATCTCCATCGAGATTTTGAGGGAAGCTGGTCTACGTCTTCCCAAGCCAATAGGTCCCGCCATGGGAATTGTCGGCGGATTGATCATTGGTCAAGCCGCCGTGCAGGCTGGGATCGTCAGCCCCATCATGGTGATTGTCGTGGCAGTAACAGCCATCTCGTCTTTTGCCATACCCTCGTACAATCTGGGAATATCGCTGCGGATCATTCGCTTCTTGGCCATGATCTCAGCGGCAATCTTTGGCATGTACGGGCTGATTTTATTTTTTTTATTGCTGTGCAGTCATCTGGTCCGGCTAGAGAGCTTCGGTGTTCCCTATGTCAGCCCGGCTGTCCCCTATCGGCTGAGGGATTGGAAAGATCTATTTTTCCGTTTTCCTCTGAAAATGATGAAGCGTCGCCCCGGCATGCTTCATACCAAAGATCCTGTACGGAAAGGCTAG
- a CDS encoding putative 2-aminoethylphosphonate ABC transporter substrate-binding protein, whose translation MKKWYGSFFAGVLLLAALTGCGQSSNPASGGKGSSELTVYTALEDDQLKAYVGAFNKAHPEIKLNIVRDSTGVIIAKLIAEKDNPQADVVWGTAATELLGAEAQGVLEGYSPKGIERIVPEFKDTKDPAHWVGIDAFETAFVVNTKELEKHNLPVPQSYADLIKPEYKGMIVMPNPSSSGTGFFTVFAWLQLSGDTEAWSYMDKLHENIALYTHSGSKPAKMAASGEYPIGISFGYRGITEKKKGAPLEIVFPKEGAGWDVEANALVKKAQIKPEAKVFLDWAISDEAMKEYNKNFAIITLQDAGGGIPEGYTKEPKSQLIKNDLIQAAADRSKILGEWDKRYSTKSEPKQ comes from the coding sequence ATGAAAAAATGGTACGGCTCTTTCTTCGCAGGTGTATTGCTTCTAGCGGCACTCACAGGTTGTGGACAGTCTTCCAATCCAGCTTCCGGTGGCAAGGGCTCATCTGAACTGACCGTGTATACGGCTCTGGAGGATGACCAGCTCAAGGCATACGTCGGAGCATTTAACAAAGCTCATCCTGAAATCAAACTGAATATCGTCAGGGATTCGACAGGCGTCATTATTGCCAAGCTGATTGCGGAAAAGGACAACCCACAAGCTGACGTCGTCTGGGGAACGGCAGCAACCGAACTACTCGGGGCTGAAGCGCAGGGCGTCCTGGAAGGGTACTCGCCCAAAGGCATCGAGCGCATCGTTCCTGAGTTCAAGGACACCAAGGATCCTGCTCACTGGGTAGGCATTGACGCTTTCGAGACTGCGTTTGTCGTGAATACCAAGGAATTGGAAAAGCACAACCTGCCCGTTCCGCAGTCGTACGCCGATCTGATCAAGCCCGAGTATAAAGGGATGATCGTCATGCCAAATCCTTCCTCGTCCGGAACCGGCTTCTTTACTGTCTTTGCTTGGCTACAGCTTTCGGGAGATACCGAAGCTTGGAGCTACATGGATAAGCTTCACGAGAATATCGCTCTGTACACGCACTCTGGTTCCAAGCCGGCGAAAATGGCAGCTTCCGGAGAGTATCCGATCGGCATCTCCTTTGGCTATCGAGGAATTACTGAAAAGAAAAAGGGCGCACCACTTGAGATCGTATTTCCAAAAGAGGGCGCAGGCTGGGATGTGGAAGCCAATGCACTCGTGAAAAAGGCGCAAATCAAACCGGAAGCTAAAGTGTTCCTCGATTGGGCGATCTCCGATGAAGCGATGAAGGAGTACAACAAAAACTTCGCGATCATTACGTTACAAGACGCTGGCGGTGGCATTCCCGAAGGCTATACGAAAGAACCGAAGTCCCAGCTGATCAAAAATGACTTGATCCAGGCAGCAGCCGATCGATCCAAGATCCTAGGAGAATGGGATAAGCGCTACAGCACAAAGAGCGAGCCGAAGCAGTGA
- a CDS encoding putative 2-aminoethylphosphonate ABC transporter permease subunit: MSTRTVRQKMGRDEWLQKILVSGIVIVLFISVLLPLGDLFSRAFINESGQFIGLANFVKYFATPALVQSFSNTMYVSGITTVLSVALAFLYAFALTRTDMKGKVFFRYVALLPLFAPTMMHGIALTYLFGNQGILTTGLFGALPGFDMELYGPLGIILSEIIYTFPQAYLIMAVSLAFADYNLYEAAETMGAGKLRKFLTVTLPNVKYGLVSAIFVCFTLSFTDFGAPKVVGGQFNVLATDIYKQVIGQQNTTMGATVGMILILPAILAFIVDRIVERKQNSSVSAKSTPYKITSQRGRDTAFFVYCSVITASIFVMLGTVIFASLVKVWPYDLTVTLTHYDFSKVAGEGLQPFWNSLLVSFYSAVVGTVITFINAYLIEKTRFMKGLRQVGYFLSILPLALPGLVIGLAYIFFFNHPDNPLNWMYGSILILVLANLIHFYAVPFISATTALKKLDKEFELASESMGVPFYVTFWRVTVPMSLPAILENAVYYFINSMVTISAVVFLYSADFKLASVSIVNMDDAGDVAPAAAMSVLIVLTNIVVRIVYEIGTKKWRERTGAWQKR; encoded by the coding sequence ATGAGCACGCGAACCGTTCGCCAGAAAATGGGCAGGGATGAGTGGCTTCAGAAGATCCTCGTCAGCGGAATTGTCATCGTGCTTTTCATCAGTGTGTTATTGCCGCTCGGGGATTTGTTCAGTAGAGCGTTTATAAATGAAAGCGGCCAGTTCATCGGCCTTGCCAATTTCGTCAAATATTTTGCGACTCCAGCTCTCGTGCAGTCCTTCAGTAATACGATGTACGTCTCAGGAATTACTACAGTCTTGTCGGTGGCACTTGCGTTTCTGTACGCATTCGCGCTGACCCGCACAGATATGAAAGGAAAGGTGTTTTTCCGTTACGTCGCCTTGCTGCCGCTTTTTGCGCCTACGATGATGCATGGAATCGCGCTTACTTACTTGTTCGGCAATCAAGGCATTTTGACCACAGGCTTATTCGGGGCCTTACCGGGCTTTGACATGGAGCTGTATGGTCCATTGGGGATCATCCTGTCAGAAATCATTTACACCTTTCCGCAGGCCTACCTGATCATGGCCGTATCGCTCGCCTTTGCGGACTACAATCTGTACGAAGCGGCGGAGACCATGGGGGCAGGGAAGCTGCGCAAGTTCCTCACCGTCACCTTGCCAAACGTCAAATACGGGTTGGTCAGCGCCATCTTTGTCTGTTTCACCTTGAGCTTTACTGATTTCGGAGCACCCAAGGTAGTAGGCGGCCAATTCAACGTACTGGCTACGGACATTTACAAGCAGGTGATCGGTCAGCAAAACACAACAATGGGCGCGACAGTAGGCATGATCTTGATACTCCCGGCGATCCTCGCCTTTATCGTGGACCGCATTGTGGAGCGCAAGCAAAATTCCTCCGTCTCCGCTAAATCCACGCCGTACAAAATTACGTCACAGCGTGGACGGGATACTGCTTTCTTCGTTTACTGCTCCGTGATCACGGCATCGATCTTTGTGATGTTGGGTACGGTGATCTTCGCTTCACTGGTCAAAGTGTGGCCATATGATCTGACGGTTACCCTTACGCACTACGACTTCTCCAAGGTGGCAGGAGAAGGGCTGCAACCTTTTTGGAACAGCCTACTCGTTTCCTTCTACAGCGCAGTAGTGGGCACGGTCATCACGTTTATCAATGCGTACTTGATTGAAAAGACGCGCTTCATGAAAGGGTTGCGGCAGGTAGGGTACTTCCTTTCCATATTGCCGCTCGCCTTGCCGGGGCTCGTGATTGGTCTCGCCTACATCTTTTTCTTCAATCATCCGGATAATCCGCTGAACTGGATGTATGGCTCGATCCTGATTTTGGTGTTGGCCAATCTCATTCACTTTTACGCCGTTCCGTTCATCTCGGCAACGACCGCGCTGAAAAAACTGGACAAAGAATTCGAGCTCGCATCTGAATCGATGGGTGTTCCGTTCTACGTCACGTTTTGGCGGGTGACGGTGCCGATGTCGCTGCCAGCCATCCTGGAGAATGCCGTCTATTACTTTATCAACTCGATGGTGACCATCTCTGCTGTCGTCTTTCTTTACTCGGCCGATTTCAAATTGGCATCCGTATCCATCGTCAATATGGATGATGCAGGTGACGTGGCTCCAGCTGCTGCCATGTCCGTACTGATCGTTCTGACGAATATCGTGGTGCGGATCGTGTATGAGATCGGGACGAAGAAATGGCGAGAGAGGACAGGGGCATGGCAAAAAAGATAA
- a CDS encoding Ger(x)C family spore germination protein — MTPNHHPKRLPLAFLYVFLLVSLTACWSSNDIDKMGVGVGLALDLAHPSPVEQELEKKGGGYPKTDKITLTYQFINPKSSSKEVSSTGPQQKAYLNVSETGDSIHQIIREFALREDGPMYSPHLKVIVISEALARTYRLDHLLDQNLRDNEIRPSCLVFISKDKALDALESKKQGELPAMHLIGISDNEDRSTRLFSPVSLARLTTNMNSGSSFLLQNLVSSEKEVKFAGAAVIKGRTKKWEGFLDERDLEGLTWITGKGKGGVVKSFDKKTGQLLVYEIKTMDSTITPKVDGDKISFEVTIESEGRLSEKWVTSGDPFDQGFLKKVEQTTEAEVQQLVKSVTNKIQKQFKADVAGFGNRLRIEYPRTWEQVKKDWDHTFSTVPITYSVHVKITDFGASGPMKK; from the coding sequence TTGACGCCCAATCATCACCCTAAGAGATTGCCACTTGCCTTTCTTTACGTATTTCTGCTTGTTTCTCTTACAGCATGCTGGAGCAGCAATGACATAGACAAAATGGGGGTGGGTGTCGGCTTGGCCCTGGATCTCGCTCATCCGTCCCCAGTTGAACAAGAACTGGAGAAAAAGGGAGGCGGCTACCCGAAGACTGACAAGATCACTTTGACCTACCAATTCATCAACCCGAAATCGTCAAGCAAGGAGGTCAGTTCTACAGGCCCGCAGCAGAAAGCCTATTTAAATGTTTCCGAAACGGGCGATTCCATTCACCAGATCATCCGGGAGTTCGCCTTGCGAGAGGACGGCCCGATGTACAGTCCACATCTAAAGGTCATCGTGATCAGCGAGGCGCTGGCCCGAACCTATCGCTTGGATCATCTGCTGGATCAAAATTTGCGCGATAATGAGATACGCCCAAGCTGTCTGGTGTTCATCAGCAAAGATAAAGCTCTCGATGCACTGGAATCAAAAAAACAGGGGGAACTGCCAGCGATGCATTTGATCGGGATCTCGGATAATGAAGATAGAAGCACCAGACTTTTCTCCCCCGTTTCGCTTGCCCGATTAACGACCAACATGAACTCCGGCTCAAGCTTTCTCCTGCAAAATCTCGTTTCGTCTGAAAAAGAAGTAAAATTCGCGGGTGCAGCCGTAATCAAAGGAAGGACGAAGAAATGGGAAGGCTTCTTGGATGAGCGCGATCTGGAGGGCCTAACATGGATAACCGGTAAGGGAAAAGGAGGCGTGGTAAAGAGCTTTGACAAAAAGACGGGCCAGCTTCTCGTCTATGAAATCAAAACCATGGACAGCACAATTACGCCGAAGGTAGACGGAGACAAGATTTCTTTTGAGGTCACCATCGAATCAGAGGGGCGTCTATCAGAAAAATGGGTGACGAGCGGAGATCCTTTTGATCAAGGGTTTCTAAAAAAAGTGGAACAGACAACGGAAGCCGAAGTGCAGCAACTGGTGAAAAGCGTAACAAACAAAATCCAAAAACAGTTCAAGGCGGACGTCGCAGGCTTTGGAAATCGCTTGCGAATCGAGTACCCGCGCACGTGGGAACAGGTAAAAAAAGATTGGGACCATACGTTTAGCACGGTCCCGATAACGTACTCCGTTCATGTGAAGATAACGGATTTTGGGGCATCAGGACCAATGAAAAAGTAA
- a CDS encoding putative 2-aminoethylphosphonate ABC transporter ATP-binding protein translates to MTKPYLSIQGIRKTFGKFVALSSIDIDIQKNEFICLLGPSGCGKTTLLRILAGLEQPTSGRILVGDRDITTLPPAKRNFGMMFQSYALFPNLTAAQNIAYGLLSKKWSKKAIEDKVREVLVLIDLEHIRNKYPSQLSGGQQQRVALARAIALSPDFLLLDEPLSALDAKVRLKLRRELRSLHEKIGITTIMVTHDQDEALTMADRIVVMNNAEVVQVGSPQEVYERPNSPFVADFVGSINFLEESVFCGGTISQDRLFAIRPENIHLMDPAAEYSIKAIVQDLEFRGSFYRVTLQLVNQQNGLLPQLVTIDLPVHQTHRMGLSRNKQVAFELPMENLISFDQTAVTKKTGSG, encoded by the coding sequence ATGACAAAGCCATATCTCAGCATTCAGGGAATCCGAAAAACCTTTGGCAAATTTGTAGCGCTCTCATCGATCGATATTGATATTCAAAAAAATGAATTCATCTGTCTGCTTGGCCCCAGCGGTTGCGGGAAGACGACATTGCTCCGCATCTTGGCTGGATTGGAGCAGCCCACTAGCGGGCGCATTCTCGTGGGTGACCGTGACATTACGACTCTCCCGCCTGCCAAACGAAACTTCGGGATGATGTTCCAATCCTACGCCCTCTTTCCCAATCTGACGGCAGCACAAAATATCGCGTACGGACTACTGTCGAAAAAATGGTCCAAGAAAGCCATCGAGGATAAAGTGCGGGAAGTGTTGGTGCTGATCGATTTGGAGCACATCCGTAACAAGTACCCATCTCAGCTCTCTGGCGGGCAACAGCAACGGGTCGCCTTGGCACGTGCGATCGCCTTGTCTCCTGATTTCTTGCTGTTGGATGAGCCGCTGTCTGCACTGGATGCCAAAGTCCGTCTCAAGCTGCGCAGGGAATTGCGCAGCTTGCATGAAAAAATCGGCATTACCACCATCATGGTGACGCACGATCAGGATGAAGCATTGACCATGGCGGATCGGATCGTGGTGATGAACAATGCGGAGGTCGTCCAGGTGGGTTCTCCACAGGAAGTGTACGAGCGGCCCAATAGCCCGTTTGTCGCTGATTTCGTAGGTTCAATCAATTTCCTCGAGGAGTCGGTATTCTGTGGTGGGACGATCAGTCAAGACAGACTCTTTGCGATCCGACCGGAAAACATCCACTTGATGGATCCCGCAGCCGAGTACAGTATCAAAGCGATTGTGCAGGACCTGGAGTTTCGTGGTTCGTTTTACCGCGTCACTCTGCAACTGGTCAATCAACAGAATGGTTTACTTCCGCAGCTGGTGACGATTGATCTGCCCGTCCACCAGACGCACCGGATGGGACTTTCTCGAAACAAGCAGGTAGCTTTTGAACTGCCGATGGAAAATCTGATTTCATTTGATCAGACAGCTGTGACGAAGAAGACGGGGAGTGGGTAA
- a CDS encoding spore germination protein, with protein MIASKKNLLTTSQAAVIVINLILGSGILTLPRSSVEKVHTPDVWITVILGGLIAMLAGVIIVKLCQRFPQKTFFEYILDIAGKWLGTAFGLLIICYFLMTAALQVRSMTEVTTFYLLEGTPSWAIMMAFMWVSFYLVTGGIQPIARLYEIILPITVLFFLLVSLLSLKIFEIDYLRPVLGLGIQPVFAGLKTTALTYSGFEIMLILCAFMKMPNKATKAVLVGISLPLVFYLITVVMVVGAFSIDGVVTRTWPTIDLIRSFELTGILFERFESLLLVLWIMQIFSSFSIAYYAASLGLSQIFGQKIRRFQYGLLPLLYIIAMAPKDINGVFALGDMVGNAALFLFGVLPLCLLIISRWKVKRVDAQSSP; from the coding sequence GTGATAGCCAGTAAGAAAAATCTGCTGACTACCTCGCAAGCAGCGGTGATTGTCATTAATTTAATACTGGGATCGGGCATCCTTACCTTGCCCCGGTCCTCTGTGGAAAAAGTGCACACACCGGATGTGTGGATCACGGTCATTCTAGGGGGGCTGATCGCTATGCTCGCCGGAGTCATCATCGTCAAATTGTGCCAGCGATTCCCACAAAAAACATTTTTTGAATACATTCTGGACATAGCAGGAAAATGGCTGGGCACTGCCTTTGGTTTGTTGATCATCTGCTACTTCCTCATGACCGCTGCCCTTCAAGTCCGATCGATGACGGAAGTCACTACTTTTTATCTCTTAGAAGGAACCCCTAGCTGGGCCATCATGATGGCTTTCATGTGGGTCTCTTTCTATCTCGTCACGGGTGGAATTCAGCCGATCGCACGCCTATACGAGATCATCTTGCCGATTACCGTCCTCTTCTTTCTGCTGGTCTCTCTCTTAAGCCTGAAAATATTTGAGATCGACTACCTTCGCCCTGTTCTAGGCTTGGGAATACAGCCTGTGTTTGCGGGGTTAAAGACGACGGCTCTTACGTATTCGGGTTTTGAAATCATGCTAATCCTTTGTGCCTTTATGAAAATGCCAAACAAAGCCACAAAAGCTGTGCTGGTAGGAATCAGCCTCCCGTTGGTCTTTTATCTGATCACGGTCGTCATGGTGGTTGGAGCCTTCTCCATCGATGGCGTCGTCACGAGGACTTGGCCGACCATTGATCTCATCCGGAGCTTTGAACTGACAGGAATTTTGTTTGAGAGGTTTGAATCCTTGCTGCTCGTACTATGGATCATGCAGATTTTTTCCAGCTTCTCTATCGCTTACTACGCTGCCTCCCTGGGGCTATCCCAGATTTTTGGCCAGAAGATACGACGGTTTCAGTACGGATTGCTCCCTCTCCTCTACATCATCGCCATGGCTCCAAAGGATATCAATGGAGTATTTGCGCTCGGAGATATGGTCGGCAATGCTGCTCTGTTTCTGTTTGGAGTATTGCCGCTCTGCCTCTTGATCATCTCCCGCTGGAAGGTGAAACGCGTTGACGCCCAATCATCACCCTAA
- a CDS encoding response regulator, with protein MLFYIVDDDEAVRLMLTEIIEDEDLGEVVGEAEDGSFLDGHMLTMRNVDILLIDLLMPTQDGIETIRKIRPSFKGKIIMISQVESKELIAQAYSLGSEYYIIKPVNRIEVVTIIQKVIERIRLEKSIQDIHKSLHAVFPQDEAPGGRQSSSDLRQIREAGQFLLSELGIAGDIGSHDLLDILDYLYQFEQKHTFKSGFPTLKEIFLEVTQMKLGQIVEEQQMNKVVKASEQRVRRAIYQSLNHLASLGLTDVTNWKFEKYASQFFDFTSVWKRMGELKDRAAPSGSAIRINMKKFIQAFYTEAKRIHLEG; from the coding sequence ATGCTGTTTTATATCGTGGATGATGATGAAGCCGTTCGACTGATGTTGACCGAGATCATCGAAGACGAGGATTTGGGAGAGGTCGTGGGGGAAGCGGAGGACGGCTCATTTCTGGACGGGCACATGCTGACAATGAGAAATGTGGATATTTTGCTGATCGATTTACTCATGCCGACTCAGGACGGGATTGAAACCATCCGCAAGATAAGACCGTCGTTCAAGGGAAAGATCATCATGATCTCGCAGGTAGAATCGAAAGAGCTAATCGCCCAGGCTTACTCGCTGGGCAGTGAATACTACATCATCAAGCCTGTCAACAGGATCGAGGTGGTCACAATCATTCAAAAAGTGATCGAGAGGATTCGCTTGGAGAAATCGATCCAGGACATCCACAAATCTCTCCATGCCGTGTTTCCGCAGGACGAAGCGCCAGGGGGGAGGCAGAGTTCTTCAGACCTAAGACAGATCCGGGAGGCGGGTCAATTTCTCCTGTCCGAACTGGGGATCGCAGGCGACATCGGGAGCCACGATCTGCTGGATATCCTGGATTATCTCTATCAATTCGAACAAAAACATACGTTTAAAAGCGGGTTTCCTACCTTGAAGGAGATCTTTTTGGAGGTCACGCAGATGAAGCTCGGGCAAATAGTCGAGGAACAGCAAATGAACAAAGTGGTGAAGGCCTCTGAGCAGCGGGTGCGCCGGGCGATTTATCAGTCCTTGAATCACTTGGCTTCGCTTGGTCTCACGGATGTAACGAACTGGAAATTTGAAAAGTACGCGTCCCAATTCTTTGATTTCACCAGCGTGTGGAAAAGGATGGGGGAGCTGAAGGACCGCGCAGCTCCGTCTGGCTCGGCCATCCGTATCAACATGAAAAAGTTTATTCAGGCTTTTTATACAGAAGCGAAACGGATACATTTGGAAGGGTAA
- a CDS encoding sensor histidine kinase, translated as MMVTVPLAGELKFYPVNETFRISFGAPTFFFFLLLFQNTPAIVPGFLTGIVVVGFRILLDLVSKAPFEFSASLEAHYSSFFFYFTYSVLFYLVKMERFHNRTLLIACIGMVIEVLSDLMELFVQQWAFHTMVTLAALQEMMVIALSHSFIVLSFLNMMKLYESQSRERQTRMQNEHMLLLISNLYEESVHLKKTLQNAENITVKSFDLYQGLQDIRHTSPAISDEFVRQALIISGEVHEIKKDNQRIFAGLLKLISEESMTDYMDIHQLVEIIVRSNKKYAGLLGKDIHFDSTVRGDHQAYHVFTVLSLINNMVANAVEAIQREGTISIGVEREEDWVIIRVSDNGPGVSPRRKRLIFKPGFTTKYDRLGNPSTGIGLSYVKEMVEQLQGDISVQDGEGGEGTIFQIRLRVEHFMQKE; from the coding sequence ATGATGGTGACGGTCCCTTTGGCAGGGGAATTGAAGTTTTATCCCGTTAACGAGACATTCCGGATCAGCTTTGGCGCACCTACCTTTTTCTTTTTTCTGTTGTTGTTTCAAAATACTCCGGCCATTGTACCGGGGTTTTTGACTGGAATCGTCGTGGTAGGATTCCGTATCCTGCTCGATTTGGTGTCAAAAGCACCGTTTGAATTCTCTGCTTCACTCGAGGCACACTACTCCAGCTTTTTCTTTTACTTCACGTACTCGGTATTGTTTTATTTGGTGAAAATGGAACGCTTCCACAACCGGACTTTACTCATTGCATGCATCGGAATGGTCATCGAAGTGCTGTCAGACTTAATGGAACTATTCGTGCAGCAATGGGCATTCCATACGATGGTCACTTTGGCAGCTCTCCAGGAAATGATGGTCATCGCGCTTTCCCACAGCTTTATCGTCCTGAGCTTTTTGAACATGATGAAGCTCTACGAATCGCAATCGCGGGAAAGGCAGACGAGAATGCAGAATGAACATATGCTGCTGCTCATTTCCAATTTGTACGAGGAATCCGTTCATCTCAAAAAAACATTGCAAAACGCAGAAAACATCACGGTCAAATCCTTTGATTTATACCAAGGCTTGCAGGATATTCGCCACACCTCTCCTGCCATTTCAGATGAGTTTGTCAGGCAGGCGCTCATCATTTCAGGGGAAGTCCATGAGATCAAAAAAGATAACCAGCGCATTTTTGCAGGTCTGCTCAAGCTCATTTCCGAAGAGAGCATGACGGATTATATGGATATTCACCAGCTCGTGGAAATCATCGTCCGATCAAACAAGAAATATGCCGGGCTGCTAGGGAAAGACATTCATTTTGACAGCACGGTGAGAGGCGATCATCAAGCTTATCATGTGTTCACCGTGCTTTCGCTCATCAACAACATGGTAGCCAATGCGGTGGAGGCTATACAGAGGGAGGGCACGATTTCGATTGGAGTTGAGAGAGAAGAAGATTGGGTGATCATCAGGGTCAGCGACAATGGTCCTGGAGTATCTCCCAGACGGAAAAGATTGATCTTCAAGCCTGGCTTTACCACAAAGTACGATCGCTTGGGCAATCCTTCGACGGGAATTGGGCTATCCTACGTGAAAGAAATGGTAGAGCAACTCCAGGGCGATATTTCTGTACAGGATGGCGAAGGTGGAGAAGGAACGATTTTCCAGATTCGATTGCGGGTTGAACATTTCATGCAGAAAGAGTGA